The sequence below is a genomic window from Coffea arabica cultivar ET-39 chromosome 8e, Coffea Arabica ET-39 HiFi, whole genome shotgun sequence.
GGTGAATAAAGTACAAAATGAGGAAATTGCGCCCAACCCGTAACATACGTTACTTACCGCAATTGATCTCCATTTCCCAAGATGTTAAAATATGAAAGGAGGTATAAAATACTACTATTGACAGCTAGTATAAGATTGGCAGTGGTATATAAATTTTTGCTCGTAAAACAAGCAAAGAGAATGGGGAAAAATTGTGAGCGCATCCCAAGGGTCAACGTTCGCACGACAAAGTACCCCAAGCCCCAGGTGAGGTGCCGCGTTCCCATTGGTTGGTCTTTCTTCTTCTGCATCTCATTCTTTCAcgtccacacacacacacacctaaATGGACAAAAAGTGCAAAGCTCCTCATCAGAATATCCGAATCTAAGGCCGAAATTGAAATTGTATATTTTTTCCTCATCGTGAACATTACCCTTATACATATACAAACACTTTAGTAATCGTTACTAGAGCAAAATGCTAATTTAATGCCTAAACAATTTTGCAAAAAGCTAAAATAGTCTATAAGCTTTCTTATGAGTTAGTTTAGTTCCTCAATTACTTTTACAAAGCCGAAATGGTTCTTAAACTTTATTACGAGTCACTTCAGTCTCTTAACTATTTTGCTTAAATCAAAATAGTCTGTTAAATTATTTACGTGGCTAGTTTGATCTTTATTTCATTAATCTACCTAGGTTATCGTATTTCGCACCGACGATCAGGGGTAAAATAGGAAATCCAATTATTGCTCCTTGTTAAAACAATAGGAAAATAGGTATTTGTAGGGAAATCGATAATGAAATTTAGAAATATAAAGAACAAAAGCAAAAACATCATTTTATgtagagccaaaaaaaaaaagaggtcatgccataaaaataaaatttcaaatggaCCCAACTCATTCTCTTAAACCGAGGAAGGGAAACTAATACAACAACATGAGTATGCAAAGAGTTAGAAGAAATGTGCTAACATTATGATTATCCTTTTAAGAATTGAAGCTGAAAGGAGCtcaactttctttttttatttccatATGATTTAATTTCATTGCCAAATATCtgtttttttatgttttaataaGGATTATGGTTGAATTCCTATTTTGTTGTTAGTGTAGAAAATTAGCAAATTGGGTGGATGAATCAAATAAGGACCAAACTAGTAATGTAAATATAGTTGAGGGACTCTTTcgatttaagtaaaaaaaaaaaaatttgagaggCTAAATTGGCTCATAATAAAGTGTAAACACTTTTTCAGCTTTGTTAAACTAGTCTAAAGGACTAAACTAACTCATAATAAATTTTGGAGACTAAATAATAGCTTATGGTTTTAATTGGTGCTTTTCTCTTATTActatttaaattaatatttcctaCACTcacaatatacatatatatatatacatacatactaATGGACATGAAtacatataaaatttgaattttgaatataaGATTCTAACTCAAGTGCTTCCAATGCAAAAGGCTTactattcaaaaaaaatatatcctTACAATTGAGTCACAATGCGTAGACATAATTTTAGTGCTTAGGTTTGTTTAATCACTTGCAACGTTCGATCTACATTTGTTGTGATTGCATGTAGAGAGAGAAGCACGTCTTTCAACCAACGCTAAAATTAACATACTATAATGTTGAATCCCACACAATTTGACGAGGCccacccccctcccccccccccccccccccccaacaaaacAACTACCCTGAATtgacaattcttttattttattgttttctgTTTGTCAATTATATgcactcacacacacacacatattaaTCAATTTCGATCTTCAAAAGTTGAACATGCTAGGAAGTATTGAAGAGCAAAAAATAATTCAGATGCTCCTGTGTAATTATGTCTACAAAAATTAATGAGAAGCCCACCAAGCATTTGAAATTATAGAGGATTCGAACCCTATAATTCATAAATTAAACGCTCTATTAGATACATCCACTTTTCTCTTAAAGCTTCCCTCAAATGATGTCcgttttttcaaaaataagtttttttttttaaatataatgctacagtaatatataataactcaaaaaacatctcatctatacaatatatcaattatttcaaaaaaaatttatagtctataaaaatttttcatatacactgctacagtattttttttcaaaaaacagctaattcaAACGGAGCACTgtaaatgaattatttgataAGTGTTTTGTACCAATCAAATTTTGGACTTGAGTATGGGATAAGATTTGTTGAAAGGCaccctgaattttttttttttttttggtttcttgaTGACTAGAAAATTACAACCAAAAGGACTAGTACTAGTTTTTAGTCTTGAAGCAATGAGGCATCCATACCTAATCCGGTGGGTTTGCATCAACAAGGATTGCTAAGATAAACTTAACTAATACTTACAAGACAACTGGTCCCTTGCTTTGAATTTGTAACAAGCTAATTTGTCTTGACCTTATAAATAGTGGGGAAGCATTTATTTGGAAGTCTCTTTAGTATACAATTTGCATAAAATTCTTCTCTTGAATAGTGTGACTTTGTCAACTATTCTAGTAcactactcttttttttttctttttttttttgtgtcctGCTGAAGCCAGAGCATTTTATAATAATATGCTGCATCTTTTTAGGATTAGTGAATTATTATTGTTTGGTGTACCAATCCAATCCAAGGTGTCTTTTTCAGCTATCCAGTCGTGAGTTGTGAAccattttggcattttatcaaaAGCAATAAGTCAGGGAAGGCAGAGAAAATTAGTGCAGAAATAATATAATGCATCAAGTagtagtgtgtgtgtgtgtgtgtatatatatgcatCAAGTagtagtgtgtgtgtgtgtgtatatatgctcCGTTATACTATCAATTTAAAGGATAAAAGATCAACGTTTGAGTCATTCCATGTTGTTATTGGATTAATTGCAAAATGAACCCTTAAATTAGtacttactttcattttttccataCAACTATTGGATTTTTCAATTTAGTACCTTATACTATCAACTTGTGGAAGATTGTTCGaattatttgaaaatcaatGAATTTTTCTAACTATTTTTTGAACAAAGAGATAATTTGCATTTCGTCTACTAAAGTGCTCTTGTTCATTTAAGAGTACTAGAATCTTTTCattttaaatgaaaattttataagatttttttaatttatcttATTAAAGTGTTGCAAATTGATAGCATAAAGTATTTACATTATGCAATTGATTGTTTGGGTTAATTACTAATCGATTATTGTTCAAGGGTACAAAATTGAAACTGTTAAATGTCGAAGAAGCAATCTAAATTCTGAACCCACACAAATTTTTCAATCTTTAATCTTTGAGAGCATAATCTATAATTTTATTTAATGTACTATATGGTTATGTTCCTTATAATTAATTTGATTTGAGATTTAATTATTGGTCAAtcaatattttgatattattacATTTTAAAACAATAAGAGATGTAGGACATAGTATAGAAATGCTTAATTAAGGCTCCGTTTAGGATTGCGATGCGTTTATAGAAAAAGAGCTTTTAAGTACTTTTAAAGTATTTGATAACTAATTTCTTGTAATTTAAGTAGCTCAGTTTTTGACAATTTAAAAACATTTATGTTAGAAGTGCATATTTATAAGTTACCGCAATCCCATATGGGACTTAAAGCATAAACATAATGTTAGCTTATATTTTGGCCTTTATTCCATTTAACTCAAAGTAAAAAAAGAATGGTCAAAATCCATGTGTCAAAGTTGCATAAATGATTTAtaaacaaaattagtttttattgTTTGGTAACTTCTTAAATGCTTTCCTCTCCACTAAAATTCTTTAAATTTATAATACGTAAAAAAGTTTCAAAACTTTGTGGTAACATAACTACATTCCATCACCAAAATTTGCCCAAAAAAATCGtaaaaaatggagaagaaaatttatttttcacggattaacaaaaaaaaaactactagaTAAGTGGGAAAGGATCTCATCACTTGATAAATCCCCCCCTAGTCCATATGTTCCCCAATCACTCCCTAGATTTTCTACTCCCGCAGCCGCAGCCCGCAGGACCACAGCTTCCCCCTTTCTTGAAATATATATACCCCAATCCCTCTCTTCCCCTCTCAACTTTGTATTTCTCCCCAGTGCACTGCCAAAAACCCCACCAACCCCTTTCCCCTTCGCCCTCCCACAACCCCACCACCACCTGCTTCATCACCGCCACCACCGCAATGGGGAAAGGCTCAGCCTTGTCAGATGGGTTGGTGAAGAAAATCATCCTCTCCTACACTTATGTAGCCATCTGGATCTTCCTTTCCTTCACTGTAATCGTCTACAACAAATACATCCTTGACAGAAAGCTCTACAATTGGCCATTTCCCATCTCCCTAACCATGATCCATATGGCCTTCTGTTCATCCTTAGCATTTTTGCTCGTCCGAGTCCTTAAACTAGTCGAGCCTGTGGCCTTGTCTCGCCAGCTTTACCTCAGTTCAGTGGTCCCAATTGGAGCCCTTTATGCCCTTTCCCTCTGGCTCTCAAACTCTGCTTATATTTACTTATCGGTCTCCTTCATTCAGATGTTGAAAGCTTTAATGCCTGTGGCTGTCTACTCTATTGGGATTCTCTTAAAGAAAGATACTTATAAGGGCAACACTATGCTTAACATGGTTGCTATTTCGTTTGGGGTTGCTATTGCTGCTTATGGTGAAGCAAAGTACGATTCTTGGGGGGTTTTGCTTCAGTTGGGTGCTGTTGCTTTTGAGGCTACTAGGTTGGTTTTGATCCAGATCTTGTTGACTTCTAAGGGAATCAATTTGAATCCCATTACTTCTCTGTATTATGTGGCTCCAAGTTGCCTCTTTTTCTTGTTCATTCCTTGGATTTTTGTGGAATACCCTGTTTTGAGGGAGAATTCCAGTTTCCATTTTGATTTCGTGGTGTTTGGGACTAATTCGATTTGTGCATTTGCTCTGAACTTGGCTGTTTTCTTGCTTGTGGGAAAGACTTCTGCTTTGACCATGAATGTGGCTGGGGTGGTAAAAGATTGGCTTTTGATCGCGTTTTCCTGGTCGGTGATTAAGGATACTGTGACCCCTATGAACTTGATCGGGTATGGATTGGCGTTTTTGGGTGTTGGATATTATAATCATTCGAAATTGCAGGCGCTGAAGGCAAAAGAGGCGCAAAAGAAGTCGCAGCAGGCTGATGAGGAGAGTGGAAAGCTATTGGGAGAGACAGAAGGGAAAGATGGGGTTGAGGGAATTGGCAAGAAGGGTGACACTCAGGCCTGATTTGTCGGTGGAAGATTGAGTTTGTGGAAGAAAGATGGGGACATTGACTAATAATGTacgaagaagatgaagaaaaaatcAGGGTCCCTCCCTCAGAGTGCGTTCTTCTTGCTCATTTGATGGGTCTGGACTTAGTAGGAAACGTTGACAGGATGATTTGTTAGTTGTTACTTGTGCTTTATTTAGTGTTTGTTTCTTTCGGAAATGGGATTTGAGATTCGTCATTTCTCAGTTATACGGCCAGTTAATGTATCCTAGTGGAGTAAGATTCCATAAAACCTCAATTTATCTTCTTTATTCTGATacgtaatttcattttttccctcCTCTGTTCTGCATGTAGGTCTAAACTTATTAGTGTATATGAAAATCAGGATGCTATGGTATAACTAATGCAGATCTGGTCATTATGATTTGACACTGTTGTTTATGTTTGCTTGTCTGATGAAGCGAATGTTTGTTTGAATTTGTGGATCTCATCGCAATCATCAGGAAGCGGAGCTATAAATATGGGAACCATTGCGCCAAAAGGATttgaaaactcaagttttggaaTTGGAAGCCATAATAATCATTACTGACTTAGGCACATTTTGGGACAAGGACCTTGTGTTTTTGTTGCATGGATGGGACTTTGTTGAAATTTGCAGTATATAGTAGTTGCGTTATTGGGGTAAACGTTTTTAGTGGTAGGATTGTTCTTTAGAATGGTGTGATGTCTTGTATTCTGATGCTTGACGAAACTCTCTATTTGTTAAAAGTTCATTGTGTCAAACTGGCAACATGATGGGATCAAGAGAAATTTTCATTTAAGATGCAACAGGAATAGGTTTAgcaggagaagaaagaaaactggaaGGAGGAATTAATGATTACACACAAGCTTCTTTCTGAAGGTCCAAATAGGATACCATTGCAATCACTATCAAGCATTAAAGTGGTTGTATCAATATCACTGGCAATATTGTAGTTGAAACTTGATTACTACTATTTTTAGATGCCAAAAGGTTGGAGAAGAAAATTGGCAAGTGAAAAAATGCATTCCATGGTAAATTCGCAATTTGGCAGAATATTTTTGCCTCTCAACCCTGCATAACGTGGGGTTAATTTCGAAGATAAAGCTTGGCTTCTGCAGCAGTTACTTTTCTTGGAACCTTAATCTAACTCGGAGCTTATGGTGGTGGTATTTGGTTCAAAGCACCAAGAAAATTGTTATCAAGGTAACTTGATGCAGAGAGTAGTATTGTTGGAACTCTTGATTGAATTTGGTATTCCAGTACTTTGAATGTGATCAAAGATATAAAAGTTAACGAGTTTTAGGGGAAAGGAGAAGGCCGGGCATGTGAAGAAATGCAGCTAATTTATGGGATCACAAGAAATCAGCGGTAGAATGAATATCAGACAAAACATGTGTTGCTGAGTGAGGGATGGTGATTGCCATACTGATCTAATTTTAGTAATATCTGCATCAAGTCATGCTTCGTTGTTACTGAAAAAAATCTTGAAGATTTTCATTATTTCTGCGGCATTTAGCTCGTACTATTGTGACCTATCGGATACAGGTGAAACGTTTTACCGACTAACATTTTACCGACTAGATTGACCATGTTGCGCTTCATTGCCATACTTTTAGGGGGTTGAACACCCAAAAATGCGGTGCTGCATCTGTATTGAAGAGGGAACTCTGAGGCCAAGACATGCAATCCAGTGCACTAAGAAATTATTCCATTCCCGCACTCGGTGTCATCTATAGCTGTAAAGAGTATGCCTAAAATAGGCCGTCATACTTTAAAGAAATGCTGACTCTAGGAGCTTACGGAAATCTTCAAACCCTTCTCCTTCCTTACGTCTCAATTGAATCCTCTGTGGACTTCTTCCTCCCGGTCCCGGGTGCTAATAATCTTCTCAATTTAAACTCCCTCCTTTGTGGACTTCTTCTCAAATGGGGTTTGGATtgtaaaaaattacactttatttACACTGATTGATATgcatcatcaacacattttctaattacttttttatctcacatacatcatatcaaaaaaatgctacagtacttttttcataaaattatctcaaataatttacaatccaaacacacttaatTCGACGAACTTTCACCCATGGGCAGGGAGCTCCTCTATGCTAAACTCATATCCCGTACAAATGTTAATATGTTGATATTGATTAATTAAGTCATTAATgtaccaattaccaaagctatGAATTGTAAATGGAAGGGTGTCTAACTTGTTTGGGTTGTAGTTTTCACGGAAAAATTTTTATGGTGGGGTGTCtaacttgtttggattgtagtttccataaatatatttttatatttttcataaacacattttttaatcacatttttatctcatatatatcaaattgctatagtattttttttttaataaaaaattctgTCATTATTGTACTTTTAAGGTGGTTTGAATGCAATGTGTAAGTGGTCATTAGGGCCGTTAGGGCTGCCATGTTCCACTAATCTAAATTGGATGGTTATTATGGTGCCAACTTTTGCCaaacaatttttattttattggtagAATTTTATGTCCTCATGGTTATGAAGTCAATTCCATTAAGttgcatgtttcttgaattagagtatatatatatatatatatatatatattatgaatcACATGTATCTACATCTGTTTTACGATCTATAATTAATTTTGTTCGAACTAATTGGACCGTATACAGAAGAATTTCTCTCAACATTATTTTAtccattttcatgaattttaaacccaatatctCATGATTAAAAGGTGCAAGTCCCTTCGCCAGCACCAACATCCATTGATAGTTTAAGCTCTCTATGTGCCATGATGGCTAAATAGGGCCTTGTGGCTGGAACTGGGTGTCATATCATGCAAGCGGACGGAAATGCTTCCTTTATCTCCGGGCCCCTGTGTTTGATTGCCAAAATGCAGCTATTTAATTCTAGTGGGCAATACTTAAAATGTGGTGCTTGTCCTCacctagggatggcaatgggtgCCGCGGGCACCCACCCCGTGGGGGCTAATGGGGAGGGGGTTGGCACGGgaaaaaaaattccccccccccccgctCCATCCCCCGTCCGTCAcccgctttaaaaaaataaatatataattatatatataataatatataatttaattagttacaaacttatgataataatattattagttatatgtattatataatgtctattagtatatataatataattgatattattaattatactaataattatatatgtgtactaatataaattattaattggttatactaaatttactaatacatttatactaaatccctaattacacttaatacaataacatttttttcttaaaaaaagcacaagtacaataatgaattagtgattgtatttgtgccaaaagtgaaaacttgactactttagttatttatttcatcatgttggattgtattcaaataatttttatttgattgtttttataagtttcaattgtaaaattacaatgaataataatttgatgatgtgttgatattttagtacttgattatttgctaaaatttaataataataaaattatataacaaatttttattagcccTACGGGTGCGGGGGAaacggggcggggcggggggagcGGGTGACGGGGaatggggcgggggcgggggggagtttgtaggcagcgggacgggggatgggggaggggtcccctggcccaaccccgccccgttgccatccctatccACACTTGCTGCAATGCAGTAATACATACAGCTATTTATTGGGACAAATTTAGGAGAGATGTAATGATGTATGATGCTAGGAGGAGTAGGGGGAGGAGGTTGGTAGATTTTCCTCTGATGCTTTAAAGGTGAAAGTGGAGCTCTGAAGTTGTCCTTTTGGTCCTTAGATTTAATTAATTCTCCACCCCTTATGGGTAAATATTTCTACAAGTGGAGGATGAATTAAATACCTGCAAGCACTGGAATTAATAGAACTCTCTTTTACTACTACCCTCTCGAGCCAGACTTAATTCTTGAATCTTAGACCTTCTTAATTCCCATAAGTTGCCACTGGGGATTTGGGACAAATCCTAAAGGCTCAAAGGCTTGGCCCTAGGATCCAAGGGATCATCTCTACTTGCACTGTTCATCTTCCCTGCCTGCTAAGCAAAGGAGGAGGAAATGTTGGACCTGTTCCTATCTaccaaagaaaaagagatgaaTTAATGTCACAAAAATTTTTTGTGCTATTGTCAAAACTATCTTTTTAGATAGCCATCCTGGTCCAAATTGACCTAGGAGAGTAATATTGGCATGCGGGAAAAACTTATTCTAACATTGAAATTGTGTCTATAGCAATACCATCAGCCAAGATATAAAAGTATATGGGCCATTCCTTaaatactgtagcactttttgtgatgtgatatatgtgagataaaaagataattgaaaaatgtgttgacGATACAAATAACTTGCATTCCAAACACTTGTGCATGTGTGATGCAACACAAACTACACActtgcaaaattttatttaaggtAAATATGGCTAACAGTCCGTACATTCATTAACTCTACCATTGTTGCTTCTTTCCACCAAACCGCCCTTTTCCACCATAATTGTGATTTCGTGGACTAATAATACCAGCAAGCCACTAACAAGAAGAATCCCAGAATAGACCAGTCATCGTAGTTTCCATTCCTTTTGGTGACTGCGTTATGGAGATATGTA
It includes:
- the LOC113703611 gene encoding probable sugar phosphate/phosphate translocator At2g25520, encoding MGKGSALSDGLVKKIILSYTYVAIWIFLSFTVIVYNKYILDRKLYNWPFPISLTMIHMAFCSSLAFLLVRVLKLVEPVALSRQLYLSSVVPIGALYALSLWLSNSAYIYLSVSFIQMLKALMPVAVYSIGILLKKDTYKGNTMLNMVAISFGVAIAAYGEAKYDSWGVLLQLGAVAFEATRLVLIQILLTSKGINLNPITSLYYVAPSCLFFLFIPWIFVEYPVLRENSSFHFDFVVFGTNSICAFALNLAVFLLVGKTSALTMNVAGVVKDWLLIAFSWSVIKDTVTPMNLIGYGLAFLGVGYYNHSKLQALKAKEAQKKSQQADEESGKLLGETEGKDGVEGIGKKGDTQA